In Sphaerospermopsis torques-reginae ITEP-024, the genomic window CTTTACTGCCAACTTTTTCGGCCATTACCCTTTCTACTTCCAGGGCAATTTCATAAAACTTGTCGTAGCCGAATTTCTCGAACAATTGCACCGCTAAACGTTGTAATATTGTGGCTCTAGGATCTTTTACCTTATACACGCGGTGTCCAAATCCCATGATTTTCGCCTTTCTTTGTAGACGATCTTCTAAGTAAGGACGGACGTTATCTACAGAGCCAATTTCCTCTAACATCTGAATTACTTCTTCGTTAGCGCCACCGTGCAATGGTCCGCCTAATGTCCCTACTGCACTAGCTACAACTGCATAGGGATCGGTTAAGGTGGAAGCTGTGACTCGCGCACTAAAGGTAGAAGCATTCATTGTATGCTCAACGTGCAGAATTAAGCAGATGTCAAAAATCCGCGCTGCTAGGGGGTCAGGTTCTTTTTCGTTGAGCATATACAGAAAGTTGGCTGCATAATCTAAGTCATCCCTGGGTTTGACTGGATCATTTCCTTTCCGCATCAACTGGAAAGCCGCAACCATTGTGGGAATTGTCGCTACTAAGCGGACTACAGAATTACGAATATAGACAGGATTATGTAAGTCACGACGAGAATAAAATAAACCCAAGGCAGCAGCAGAGGCTTGAAGCGCATCCATTGGATGACCGCTTTCGGGAAAAGATTTCATCATGTCCCGAATACGGTATTTTATCCGTCTGTGGGCGTTAACTTCACTCTCAAAATCTATCAATTCTTCTTTGCTGGGCAGTTTTCCCCAGATGAGAAGATAAGCAGTTTCTAGGAAGGTACTTTTTTCTGCTAATTCTTCGATCCGAATGCCCCGATACTCTAGTATTCCCTTTTGCCCGTCTACATGACTAATGCTAGACTGGGCTGCGGGAACGCCTTCTAAACCAGGCTTATATTCGCACACCGTCATGGCTACACCACTTGCTTTGTGAAATATCTGAACACGCTAACTTACCAGAGATCCTTTTCACTATAACAGTTGCCGATTTAACAACTATTTTATGCGAAAGCTCGAAAAACTGTTATAGTAGGTACTTGGGGGGTGTCAACCAGAACATTTGACTACGACCCACAGGAGAACCATCATCTGGTACTTTTATTCCGATCATACCTGCTTTTTTAAGGACGAGTTGTTCTTTTGCTTCACCCCAAAGGAGAATTTCTGCCCAACTGCTTAAACAGGGTTCATGTCCTACCAGTGCTAGTTGGGTGTTTTGGGTATATTTTCTCGGTTCTAACCAGTCTTGTAGCCAGCTATGAATATCGCCTTTAAAGCTGAGATGATCTGAGGTTTCTATTTGAGAACTTAATCCAGCTTGAATAAGTATTTCTGCTGTTTGTTGGGCGCGGGTTAAAGGACTGGTAAGGATTAAATCAAATTTTAAACCTAGTTTTATTAATCTTTGGGCTACTTTTGCGGTTTTTTGTCTGCCTTCTTGGGTGAGCGATCGCGCTTCATCTTTTAGCCCTAGTTGATGTTCTTCGGCGATGCCATGACGGATTAAATATAGTTCCATAAATTTTCTACTGTAATCACCGTAATCACTGTAAAAATCATTAAAATCTTCTCAGAATATATGTCAATATATTATATTAATATGCAGAATGAATATATACAAAGTTAAACCCAAAAAACAGCAATGACCTATTTAGAAACCGCAGCCCAATTTTACAGCGAAGTTGCCCAAACACCAGAAGTAGGACTTTGTTGTGTCCAAAGTACACCCCTGCAACTACCAGGATTAAAAATTCCTTTAGTTATGCAGGAAATGAATTATGGCTGCGGAACTACCGTTCATACTAACGAATTAGCAAACCAACCTACAGTATTATATGTTGGTGTCGGTGGTGGTTTAGAAGCCTTGCAATTTGCCTATTTTTCCCGTCGTCCCGGTGCTGTCATTGCAGTTGAACCAGTAGCAAAAATGCGAGAAGCTGCGAAAAGAAATTTAGAAATTGCTGCCCAAGAAAATCCTTGGTTTGATCCTATTTTTGTGGAAATTATTGCCGGGGATGCTTTTAATTTACCTGTAGATGATGCTGCTGTTGATATAGTTGCCCAAAATTGTCTTTTTAACATCTTTGAACCTGCCGATTTAACCCGCGCTTTAACAGCAGCATATCGGGTATTAAAACCAAGTGGTAGATTACAAATGAGTGACCCCATTGCTACCCGTCCTATTCCTCAACATTTACGACAAGATGAAAGATTAAGAGCAATGTGTTTATCCGGTGCGCTCACTTATGAAGAATATACACAGTTAATTATAAATGCTGGATTTGGACAAATAGAAATTCGCGCCCGTCGTCCCTATAGATTATTAGATAAACAAACTTATAACCTGGAAGAAAATCTACTTTTGGAAAGTCTTGATTCCGTTTCTTTTAAGGTGCAAATTCCTGAAGACGGTGCTTGTATTTTCACAGGTAAAACTGCTATTTATGCAGGTTCAGAATCATTTTTTGATGATGGAGCAGGACATATTTTACAAAGGGGTATTCCCGCCGCAGTTTGTGATAAAACGGCTGCTAAATTGGGAGATTTGAAACCAGAAGAAATCATGATTACTGATTCTACTTGGTATTATGATGGTGGTGGTTGTTGTTAAGTAAGCATTCAGCATTCAGCCTTCAGCAGTCAGCCATCAGCTATTTACCTGAAATATTGAAATACAAATAATGTAAAGAAACAGATGCACATAACATTTCTAAGATTACAACGTCTGAATCCGGGGTATTGGCTAATTACTGATTACTTATAGCTGAATGCTTACAACCTATCTAACTGTAGGTAAAAGCTAATTACTGATTACTGATAGCTGAATACTTACGTTGTTAAGGGCATTTTTTAGCAGTATATTCTGTGTTTTGTAGTTGGGTGTTTGATAATTTTTCAGATTAACTAACCACAGAGACACAGAGAACGCACAGAAAGAAAAAGTAGGCGTAGTTCATGAATTACCCCTACGCAATCATCGGAAAGTTTTAATATTAGGGTTTTTAGGTATTAATGATGGTAAAAATAGCGGTTACTCCTTTTCACAAACAACTCAGTTCACCTTTAGTTAAGCAAAAAATCCAAGTTTTACAAGTCAATCTCGGTAAACGTTGTAATCTTGCTTGTTCTCATTGTCATGTGGAAGCAGGACCTAAAAGAACTGAGGAACTTTCTCTGGCAACTTGTTTGGAGTTAATTGAATTCATTTATAAATTCCCAGAAATTAAAATTGTTGATTTAACTGGGGGCGCTCCAGAAATGAATTTTGGTTTTAAGCCATTAGTAGAAGCTGCTAGGTTAGCGGGTAAACAAGTTATTGTTAGATCAAATTTAACAATCTTTTTTGTCGAAGGTTTTGCAGATATTCCTGAATTTTTAGCGAAAAATCAAGTTCGTGTTGTTGCTTCTCTTCCCTGTTATTTAGCTGATAATGTGGATAAAATGCGGGGTTATGGTGTTTTTGATCAGTCTATTAAAGCTTTACAATGGTTAAATAAATTGGGTTATGGTCAAGATGCAAATTTAATTTTAGATTTGGTGTATAATCCTCAGTTACCAAAGGATGAAAATTTTTCTTTAACTCCAGATCAAAAAAATCTTCAACTAGCTTATAAAAATTTCTTACAAGAACATTTTGATATTGTCTTTAACAACCTTTTCACTATAACTAATATACCTGTAGGGAGAACCAAGTTATATTTAGAACGTAAACATCTTTATGATCGATATTTGCAATTTTTAGAATCACATTTTAACCCTGACACGATTGATAATTTAATGTGTCGTGAAGAAATTTCTGTTGATTATTTGGGTAATGTTTATGATTGCGATTTTAACCAAATGATGAATTTACCTGCAAGACCTCAAAATGGTCAACCCCTGACAATTAGGAAATTATTAGAAGCTGGTAGTTTAGATATCATCAAGGAAGTACAAACTGCTGATTATTGTTATGGTTGTACTGCTGGATGTGGTTCTAGTTGTGGTGGTGCTTTAGTAGAATAAATCACTGATAGCTGATAGCTAAATCCTCAAATAACCTGTTACTAAAAAAAATCTGTTACCAAAATTGATACGAGCGTCCCCATTCTTGATTTGGTGGTCTATGATGGAGTTAGTTAAGCTCCTCACACCATACCGAAAGCCGTGACACCAACTAATTTGGTTCGCGGTTTTTTTATTGTACAGTGACTAATTATTTGTCATCAGTGACAAATTCATGTCATGATGCTAAATTGTTGTCGTTTAAGATGTAATTTTTGCTTTTGGCTTGCTAGTGACAAATTCATGTCGTTGAAAATAAACACCTGACTTAGTATTTGGCAAAGATTACAAACCTAATATACCTCATGGGAGCAATGCGATTTTGTGGGATGACCCCACCGGGAGAGCGATCGCTAAATAGATATTAAGTAGTAATTAGCAATTTAATACAAGATTATTGCATAAGCTTTCTCAATCAGAATTGGCTCATCAAACAGCAATAAATCAAACCAAAGGTTATTGGCATCCCAAGACAAAAAGACACGGTTGTAGAAAAAGAGAAATATTAACAGTAGGTAATGTTTTAGTAACACTTAAATTACCTTATGTCGTCAACAGAAAAGAAAAAAATCCTGAGAAAAATAAATTGAAAAACCAAGGATTATGTCCCTGGTTAAAATGGTTAGGAATGTCAGAAGGTTTAACCCCATTAGTGTGGTCAACCGATTTTGGATTTACGATTTTGGATTTTGGATTGACTCCACCCTCAAGTGTGGAGCTTGAAAATTTTGGATTTGGGATTTACGTTAGCGAAGCGTACGCAGCGCAGCGAGTATTTTTCCGTCCTGAAGGACGGGGCTTGTAGCAAATGTTTTTAATCTAAAATATAAAATCTAAAATTCCCGGTCAAATATTGCCAAATATGGCGCAATAGGTAGTTCATTTGAAGCTGCACAAACAATCTGATCAGATTGGGGAATTGATATGAGTCTCAAACGAATTGAACGACTCACATATAAATTCGGTAAAATTGGTATTGACTTACGTCAATCTCAAATAAATAAACTACAACAGGGTATTAGTTTCAGTTTGAGGTTTGTATTGTCATCATCAATACTTGCCGTCATTATCTTGACGTAGGCTTTTTATTTCTATCAATCTCAAATCATTGCTGTGTAGTCTTTTTGGGATATCTCAAGAAGATAAATTTCTGTGGCTTCTTTTGCTTAAATTGTTTTTATTTTAACTAACTATTAAGACTTTTAATTTAGCGTAGGCGTAGCCCGCCGTAGGCATCGCTCTCCCGGTGGGGTCATCCCACAAAATCGCATTGCTCCCTTAGTAGATTCGGTTAATATGAATCAGGTTTTACTATTTAAGTTGTTTCAACTAACTTTTTAGTTTACCTAGTGTTCATTTGATTTTATTCAACCGCTTCTACCACTTATCGCTCCCATGCTCACCCATCACCGCAAACCTGTTTGTTTATCAATTATTTCCACTGACTTACCAGTTTGGTCCGTAGTGGAAACTTCTGGAACATTATATCAAAAAGATACTGACAGATTTCACTTACTATTGACTGCACCACCTTTAATCAGTTGTGAAGTAGGAAATTTAAGCAGTCGAGAAAATCCTGTTCCTCAAACTAAAAAAAATGTTGAAATCCCCACAAGTCCCAGAATTTTGTGGTTGGAAATTTCCCCCTACCGAATCATTATGACTATGCAAGGTAACACTCAAGTCAGTTACCGACATTTCTGGGAACAGGGCGTTTATGGCATTAGTCGTTATTGGTTGCCTAATGAATCTTTGCAACCACACAAGCCTATTCGTTTACGTAACTTTACTAATAGCTTAAATCTTACCGGACAAAAATTCCCAGAACATCTGCGACTTGACTATGAATTGTGGTCGGAAAAGTTACAATTGGGACGTTATATACTCAATTTGGAAATTGATAACTAAATTAGGCTTATTGAGTCGTTTTCAGGTGAAACATTCTACTCTTTTTTTTCTCGTTTCTCGTTCCCATGCTCTGTATTTCTCGTTCCCATGCTCTGTATGGGAATGAATTTTAGAAGGCTCTGCCTTCTATTAAACGTAGAGGCAGAGCCTCTATGATGACATTCCCAGTCTGAGACTGGGAACGAGAGAAACGAGAGAAAACTTTTACGTGAGAATATCGTCCTATAAACTTTGGAAATATTTATCCAAAGCTTCGTGTACTAACTCTGTCATGGGTTTATTGAGTTTTTCTGCGGTTTCTTTGAGTTGGGAATAAACATCATCTCGTAAACTCACCCGATGACGTGATTTTCCGCTGCTGGTGGGTTCTCCTGGTGTGTAAGTGGCTGAAAATTCACGGATAGCATCAAAACCAATGCGATCGCAAAAATCCCCAAAGCTTTCTTTTCCTTTCCGTGATTTTTTAAAGAAGACAAAAATCGGCTCTAAAAAGCTTTCGATGTCGTTGTGGTGCAATTTTTCAATGATCGGTTGCGCTAACCGTGTTTGATCTGGTGAACCACCTAACCACACTTGATAAGATTCTGGTGCGCTACCTACAAATCCTAATTCTGCCATATAAGGACGAGCGCAACCATTAGGGCAACCGGTCATCCTTACCACAAAATGGTCTTTTTGTAAACCCACTTGATCTAATAAAGCTCGGATTCTTTCTAAAATACCAGGAATTGCTCTTTCTGACTCGGTAATAGCTAAACCGCAAGTTGGTAAAGCGGGACAAGCCATAGCATAGCGGGTTAAGGCGGCAATTTGACTAGGATCAGCAATAATACCGCATTTATCTAAAATTGCTTGAATTGCTTCTTTATCTTCTGGTGCAATATCGTAGAAAATCAGGTTTTGATTTGGTGTGAGACGAATAGGTAAATTAAACTGTTCAACAATTGTCCGCAAAGCGGTTTTGAGTTGAAAAGAACCTTCATCTTTTACCCGACCATTATCAATGGAAATACCCAAGAACAGTTTACCATCTCCTTGTTCATTCCATCCCAGAAAATCTTGATATTTGAATTTGGGTAATTGTTTGAAAGGTTCGACGGCTTTACCAAAGTATTCTTCCACCTTGCTGCGGAATTTGTCTACACCCCAATCATTGATTAAATATTTTAATCTGGCGTGTCTTCTGTCGGTGCGATCGCCATAATCTCTTTGAGTGGCAACAATTGCCTTGACGATATCATAAACATCATCCTTTGCCACATAGCAAATTGGATCAGCGACTCGCGCAAAGGTTTCTTCCTTATTGTGAGTTCTTCCTAAACCACCACCAGCAAAGACATTAAAACCTTGGAGTTCCCCTTTTTTATTGGTCATTACTACCAATGTTAAATCTTGGGAATACAAATCTACAGAATTATCACCGGGAACAGTTACGCAAACTTTAAATTTGCGTGGCATATAATGAGTACCATAGATTGGTTCTACGGAATCATGAACAATTGTCCCAGTGCCATTTTTTTGTCGTGCTGCTTTCACATCTGGGTGTTCTTCC contains:
- a CDS encoding citrate synthase: MTVCEYKPGLEGVPAAQSSISHVDGQKGILEYRGIRIEELAEKSTFLETAYLLIWGKLPSKEELIDFESEVNAHRRIKYRIRDMMKSFPESGHPMDALQASAAALGLFYSRRDLHNPVYIRNSVVRLVATIPTMVAAFQLMRKGNDPVKPRDDLDYAANFLYMLNEKEPDPLAARIFDICLILHVEHTMNASTFSARVTASTLTDPYAVVASAVGTLGGPLHGGANEEVIQMLEEIGSVDNVRPYLEDRLQRKAKIMGFGHRVYKVKDPRATILQRLAVQLFEKFGYDKFYEIALEVERVMAEKVGSKGIYPNVDFYSGLVYRKMGIPTDLFTPVFAIARVAGWLAHWKEQLEENRIFRPTQIYNGNHEVPYISIDKR
- the sixA gene encoding phosphohistidine phosphatase SixA is translated as MELYLIRHGIAEEHQLGLKDEARSLTQEGRQKTAKVAQRLIKLGLKFDLILTSPLTRAQQTAEILIQAGLSSQIETSDHLSFKGDIHSWLQDWLEPRKYTQNTQLALVGHEPCLSSWAEILLWGEAKEQLVLKKAGMIGIKVPDDGSPVGRSQMFWLTPPKYLL
- the arsS gene encoding arsenosugar biosynthesis radical SAM (seleno)protein ArsS (Some members of this family are selenoproteins.), coding for MVKIAVTPFHKQLSSPLVKQKIQVLQVNLGKRCNLACSHCHVEAGPKRTEELSLATCLELIEFIYKFPEIKIVDLTGGAPEMNFGFKPLVEAARLAGKQVIVRSNLTIFFVEGFADIPEFLAKNQVRVVASLPCYLADNVDKMRGYGVFDQSIKALQWLNKLGYGQDANLILDLVYNPQLPKDENFSLTPDQKNLQLAYKNFLQEHFDIVFNNLFTITNIPVGRTKLYLERKHLYDRYLQFLESHFNPDTIDNLMCREEISVDYLGNVYDCDFNQMMNLPARPQNGQPLTIRKLLEAGSLDIIKEVQTADYCYGCTAGCGSSCGGALVE
- the arsM gene encoding arsenosugar biosynthesis arsenite methyltransferase ArsM, translating into MTYLETAAQFYSEVAQTPEVGLCCVQSTPLQLPGLKIPLVMQEMNYGCGTTVHTNELANQPTVLYVGVGGGLEALQFAYFSRRPGAVIAVEPVAKMREAAKRNLEIAAQENPWFDPIFVEIIAGDAFNLPVDDAAVDIVAQNCLFNIFEPADLTRALTAAYRVLKPSGRLQMSDPIATRPIPQHLRQDERLRAMCLSGALTYEEYTQLIINAGFGQIEIRARRPYRLLDKQTYNLEENLLLESLDSVSFKVQIPEDGACIFTGKTAIYAGSESFFDDGAGHILQRGIPAAVCDKTAAKLGDLKPEEIMITDSTWYYDGGGCC
- the sir gene encoding sulfite reductase, ferredoxin dependent — its product is MVNSEPSPVSTRKPSKVEGIKENSNFLREPVATEILQDTTHFSEDAIQILKFHGSYQQDNRDNRVKGQEKDYQMMLRTKNPGGLVPPQLYLALDQLADEYGNHTLRATTRQGFQLHGILKKNLKTAIATIVKNLGSTLGACGDINRNVMAPPAPFKNRSEYQYAWEYAQNIADLLSPQTGAYYEIWLDGEKAISAEEHPDVKAARQKNGTGTIVHDSVEPIYGTHYMPRKFKVCVTVPGDNSVDLYSQDLTLVVMTNKKGELQGFNVFAGGGLGRTHNKEETFARVADPICYVAKDDVYDIVKAIVATQRDYGDRTDRRHARLKYLINDWGVDKFRSKVEEYFGKAVEPFKQLPKFKYQDFLGWNEQGDGKLFLGISIDNGRVKDEGSFQLKTALRTIVEQFNLPIRLTPNQNLIFYDIAPEDKEAIQAILDKCGIIADPSQIAALTRYAMACPALPTCGLAITESERAIPGILERIRALLDQVGLQKDHFVVRMTGCPNGCARPYMAELGFVGSAPESYQVWLGGSPDQTRLAQPIIEKLHHNDIESFLEPIFVFFKKSRKGKESFGDFCDRIGFDAIREFSATYTPGEPTSSGKSRHRVSLRDDVYSQLKETAEKLNKPMTELVHEALDKYFQSL